GCGCGAAGGCGACCCGGGTCTCCGGCCGGACGCCCTGCTCGATCAGGTGGTGGGCGAGGCGGTTGGCCCGGGCGTTGAGTTCCGCGTACGTCGCCCGGTCGTCGCCGCACACCACGGCGACGTGCTCCGGCGTGCGCGCCACCTGCGCCTCGAACAGCGGCGGATAGGTGAGCCGGTCGACCGGGTGCGCCGAGGCGTTCCAGTCGACCAGCATCCGGTGCCGTTCCGCCTCGCCGAGCACCTCGATCCGCTTGACCGGCCGGTCCGGGTCGGCGGCGACAGCGGCCAGCACCCGCGGCAGCCGGTCCGCGATGATCCGCACGGTGTCCTGGTCGAACAGCTCGGTCGCGTAGTTGACCACCCCGCTGATGCCGGCCGGCGCGCCGTCCGCGCCGGTCTCGTCCATCAGGTCGAAGGTCAGGTCGAACTTCGCGGTGCCCGAGTCCAGCGGCTCGACGGTGGTGTCCAGGCCGCCCAGGGAGAACTCCACGGCGGGGTTGTTCAGCATCAGCATGACCTGGAAGAGGGGCTGGCGGGCCGCCGAACGATCCGGCGCCAGCTCCTCCACCAACCGCTCGAACGGCACATCGGCATGCGCGTACGCGTCCAGATCCGCCGCCCGCACCCGCCGCAACACCTCACCGAACGACGGATCACCCGACAGATCGGTACGCAACACCAACGTATTGATGAAGAACCCGACCAGATCATCCAGCGCCGCATCCGCCCGGCCCGCCACCGGCGTACCCAACGGAATGTCATCACCGGCACCCAACCGGCACAACAACACCGCCACCGCCGCCTGCACCACCATGAACAACGTGCAGTCGTACGCCCGCGCCAACCCCAGCAACGCCGCATGCGCCCGCGCATCCACCGCGAACCGCACCTCACCACCACGACCCGACAACCGCGCCGGACGCACCCGATCGAACGGCAACGCCAACTCCGCCGGCACCCCCGCCAGAGCACCCCGCCAAAACGCCAACTGCTCCGCCTCGACACCGGCCAGCAACTCCCGCTGCCACACCGCGAAATCCGCGTACGACACCGGCAACGACTCCCACACCGGCACCGCACCCGCCGACCGCGCCGCATAAGCCACCGACAGATCCCGCAGCAACGGACCCATCGACCACCCATCAGCCGCGATGTGATGAATCACCACCACCAGAACACCGTCGCGCCACCACACCCGCAGCGGCACCTCGGCCGACAGATCGAACCGATACTCCGCCGCCGACTCGATGCCCGCCGAGTGCAACACCACCGTGGTGTCGTCCAGCACCCGCTGCACCGGGCCCTCCGCGATCACCGTCCGCAGCACCGGATGCCGCGCCACCACGTCACTCCACGCCGCCGCCAGCGCCTCGACGTCCACGTCACCGTCCACCCGGATGGCGAACGGCATGTTGTACGCCGGGCTCGGCCCGTCCAGCTGGAACAGGAACCACAACCGCTCCTGCACCGGCGACAGCGGCACCTCGGCCAGGGACCGGGGGACGAGAGCGGGCCGGATCGTCTCGCCGCTGTCGCCGGCGGCGGCGAGCCGGGCCACCGTGGGGTTCGCGAACAGGTCACGCAGCGTCCACTGGGTGCCCAGCACGGACCGGACCCGGGAGATCAGCCGGGTGGCGAGCAGCGAGTGCCCGCCCAGGTCGAAGAAGTTGTCCTCGACGGAGACCGAGTCCAGGCCCAGGACCTGGGCGAACAGGCGGGTGAGCAGGTGCTCGCGCGGGGTGCGCGGGGCCCGCGAGACACCGGCGACCGGCACCGCGGGGGCCGGCAGCGCCGCCCGGTCGAGCTTGCCGTTCGGGTTGAGCGGGATCCGGTCGAGGGTCACCACCGCCGACGGCACGAGGTATTCCGGCAGGCGGGCGGCGAGCGTGGCACGCACCTCGGCCGGGTCGATCCGGGCGCCCTCGTCCGCGATGACGTAGCCGACCAGCCGCTTGTCCCCCGGCTGGTCCTCGCGCACCACGGCGACCGCCTGGCTCACGCCGGGGCAGTCGGCCAGCGCGGCCTGCACCTCGCCCAGCTCGATCCGGAAACCGCGGATCTTCACCTGGTCGTCGCCTCGGCCCAGGTACTCCAGCTCGCCGTCGGCACGCCACCGGACCAGGTCGCCGGTGCGGTACATCCGCTCACCGCAGCGGAACGGGCTGGCCACGAACCGCGACGCGGTCAGTCCCGGCCGGTCGAGGTAGCCGCGGCCCACGCCCCGGCCGCCGATGTACAGCTCTCCGGCGCTGCCGGTCGGCACCGGCCGCAACCTCGCGTCCAGCACGTAGAGCTGCGCGTTGTCGACCGGCCGGCCGATCGGCGGCGCCTGGCTGATCTCCTCGCCGCCGTACCAGGCCGCGGCGTAGACGGTGGCCTCGGTCGGACCGTAGATGTTGGCCACCGTCCGGGCGCCGAACCACCGCCGCACCTCGGTGGCGACCGAGAGCGGCAGCGCCTCACCGGCCAGCACCACGGTGTCCGCGGTCAGCTCGGCGGGTTCCTGCTCCATCAGGCCGACGTAGGCCGACGGGACGCCACTGCTCAGGGTGGCGGCCTGCCGGACGGTCGAGCGGGCCAGCGCCAGCAGGTCCGGCACCACCTCGACGGTGCCGCCGACGGTGAGCGGCGCGAACAGCTCGAAGACCGAGACGTCGAAGTTGAGCGAGGTGGACGCCCAGACCCAGGCCAACCCCTCGGCGCCGAAGACCCGGGCGGCCCAGGCCATCAGGTTCACCATGTTGGCGTGGCTCAGCACGACGCCCTTGGGCCGGCCGGTGGACCCGGAGGTGTAGATGACGTAGGCGGCGTTGTCCGGCGAGAGCGGCACCTCCGGACGCGAGGTGGGGTGTCCGGACACGTCGGGCAGCTCGGTGAGGGTGAGCAGGGGGCGCGCGTCGGCGAGCATCAACCGCTTGCGGTCCTCCGGGTAGCCCGGATCCACCGGCAGGTAGGCGCCGCCCGCCTTCAGGATGGCGAGCAGGGCGACCATCATGTCGACCGAGCGCGCCATCGACACCGCCACCCGGACCTCCGGCCCGGCACCCCGTTCGATCAGGTGGTGCGCCAGGCGGTTGGCCCGCGCGTCCAGCTCCGCGTAGGACACCCGGTCCGCGCCACTGACGACAGCGGTCCGGTCCGGGGTCCGCGCGACCTGCGCTTCGAAGACCTGCGGGTACGTCGCCGGCGCCACCACCCGCGCGGTGTCGTTCCAGCCGGTCAGCAGCCGATCCCGTTCCGCGCTGTCGAGCACGTCGAGGTCCGAGATCACCCGGTCCGGGTCGGCGGTCACGGCGGCCAGCACGCGCAGCAGCCGGTCGGCGATGGCCTGGGCGGTCCCGTGGTCGAACAGGTCGGTCGCGTAGTTGACCACCCCGCTGATGCCCTCGCCCGGGTGCGCGGCGATCTCGATGGTCAGGTCGAACTTGGCGGTCCGCGCCGCGACCGTCTCGGGCGCGGTGTCCAGCCCGGTCAGGGCCAGCTCGGTGTCGCCGTAGTCCTGCTGCACGAGCATGACCTGGAAGAGGGGCTGGCGGGCCGCCGAACGATCCGGCGCCAGCTCCTCCACCAACCGCTCGAACGGCACATCGGCATGCGCGTACGCGTCCAGATCCGCCGCCCGCACCCGCCGCAACACCTCACCGAACGACGGATCACCCGACAGATCGGTACGCAACACCAACGTATTGATGAAGAACCCGACCAGATCATCCAGCGCCGCATCCGCCCGGCCCGCCACCGGCGTACCCAACGGAATGTCATCACCGGCACCCAACCGGCACAACAACACCGCCACCGCCGCCTGCACCACCATGAACAACGTGCAGTCGTACGCCCGCGCCAACCCCAGCAACGCCGCATGCGCCCGCGCATCCACCGCGAACCGCACCTCACCACCACGACCCGACAACCGCGCCGGACGCACCCGATCGAACGGCAACGCCAACTCCGCCGGCACCCCCGCCAGAGCACCCCGCCAAAACGCCAACTGCTCCGCCTCGACACCGGCCAGCAACTCCCGCTGCCACACCGCGAAATCCGCGTACGACACCGGCAACGACTCCCACACCGGCACCGCACCCGCCGACCGCGCCGCATAAGCCACCGACAGATCCCGCAGCAACGGACCCATCGACCACCCATCAGCCGCGATGTGATGGATCACCACCATCAGCACGTGCCGGTCGTCGGCGAGTTCCAGCAGCGTGGCGCGGATCGGAAGTTCGGCCGCGAGGTCGAAGCGGTACGCGACGGCGTCCTCCAGCGCCGCGCCGACCTCGGACTCGGCGCAGCGGATCACGGTCAGCGGCGGCACGGCCCGCTCGCCGTCGAGAACGGTCTGCTCCGGCCCGGCGACGATGGTGCGCAGCGTCGCGTGCCGGCCGGCCACGTCGGTGAGCGCCGCCCGCAGGGCCGCCCGGTTCAGCGGGCCGGTGAGCCGGACCGCGATCGGCATGTTGTAGCTGGCGCCGTCGCCGTCGAGCTGGTGCAGGAACCACAGGCGTTCCTGAGCCGACGAGAGCGGCACCGGGCCGTCGTGTGCGGCGGCCACCAGCGCGGGGCGGGCGGCGCTGCCGTCCACGGCGGCGAGCCCGGCCACCGTCGGATGCGCGAACAGGTCCCGGACCTGCAGCTCCAGGCCGAGCACCGAGCGGATCCGGGAGACCAGCCGGACGGCGAGCAGCGAGTGCCCGCCCAGGTCGAAGAAGTTGTCCTCGACGGAGACCGAGTCCACGCCCAGGACCTGCGCGAACACCCAGCACAGCAGCTCTTCCCGGGCGGTGCGCGGCGCACGTCCGGCGACCGGTGCCACGGTGGCCGGGTCGGGCAGTGCCGCCCGGTCCAGCTTCCCGTTCGGCGTCAGCGGCAGCCGGTCCAGCACCAGCACCGCCGACGGGACCATGTAGGCCGGCAGGCGCTCGCCGGCGAAGCCGCGCAGCTCGGCGGGCGACACCTCGGCGGCGCCGGGGACCGGCACGACGTAGCCGACGATCCGGCCGGTCCCGGTGTCGGTGCGCACCACGACCTCGGCCCGTTCGACGGCGGGGTGCGCGGTCAGCACCGCCTGGATCTCACCCAGCTCGATCCGGAAGCCGCGGACCTTCACCTGCTCGTCGGTGCGGCCCAGGAACTCCAGGACGCCGTCCCGGTCGCGGCGCACCAGGTCGCCGGTGCGGTACATCCGCTCACCGGGCCGGCCCCACGGGCAGGCCACGAACCGGCCGGCGGTCTGGCCCGGGCGGCCGGCGTACCCGCGGGCGAGCTGGTCACCGGCCAGGTAGAGCTCACCCGGGACACCCACCGGCACCGGGGTGAGTGTGGCGTCCAGGACGTACGCCCGCGCGTTGGGCAGCGGCCGGCCGACCATCGGACGCGGGTTCCCGGCGACCGGGAAGGCCAGCGCGTCGACGGTGAACTCGGTCGGGCCGTAGTAGTTGAGCCCCGCCGTGTCCGGCGCCTCGCTCAGCTGGTTCCACAGGTGCTGGTCGGCCGCCTCCCCGCCGATCATGAGCAGCGCCGGCCGGTGCCGGGGGTCGGTGAGCAGTCCGGCGTCGACGGCGAGCCGCGCGTGGCTGGGCGTCAGATCCAGGAAGTCGATCCGCTGCTCGGCCACGTAGTCGACGAGGGCCCGCGGGTCACGGCGGGTCGCGTCGCCGATGACGTGCACCTCGTTGCCGGCGGCCAGGGCGAGCAGGCCTTCCAGCGAGGTGTCGAAGGAGAACGACGCGGTCACGGCGCAGCGTAGCCGCTCCGGCCGGCCGAACAGCTCCGCGTGGTGGGTGTGGTAGAGGTTCAGCAGGGCCTGGTGCTCGACCACGACGCCCTTCGGCGTGCCGGTCGATCCGGAGGTGTAGATCAGGTAGGCGGCGTGCCGCGGCGACGCGGCCGGCCGCCGCTCGACCGGCCCGTCGCCGGTGCCGGACAGCTGGCCCGGCTCGGTGATCACGGCGACCGGGGCGGCGTCCTCGATCATGAAGCGGATGCGCTGCTCCGGGTACTCCGGGTCGATCGGGACGTAGACCGCGCCCGCCTTGAAGATGCCGAGCACGGCGACCAGCTGGTCGCCGGAGCGGGGCAGCACGACCGCCACCCGGTCCTCCGGTCCGGCGCCACCGGCCAGCAGCCGGTGCGCGAACCGGTCGGCGCGGGCGTCCAGTTCGGCGAAGGTGAGCCGGGTGCCGTCGCTGACCACCGCCACCTCGTCCGGCGTACGCCGGGCCTGCTCCTCGAAGATCTCGTGGAGCAGACCGGTGTCCGGGCGCGCCACGACCGGCCCGGCGCTCTGCTCGATCATCCGCTGGTGCTCGCCGGCGTCCAGGACGCCGAGCCGGCTGACCGGCGCGTCCGGATCCGCCAGCGCGCCGCTGATCAGGTGGGTCAGGCGGCGGCCGAGGGCATGCACGGTGTCCTCGTCGAACAGGTCGGTGCGGTACTCGACGGTGCACCGCAGCCCGGCGGGCGTGCCGTCGGCGGCGTGCCGTTCCTCGGCGTCGAAGGTGAGGTCGAACTTGGCCGACCCCAGCGGGATCGGCTCGGCGGTCAGGCCGGCGCCGACGGCCGGATCCTGGTTACGCACGTCGATCATGATCTGGAACAACGGGTGGTGCCCGGCACTGCGGACCGGGTTCACCGCCTCCACCAGTCGCTCGAACGGCACGTCCTGATGCGCGTACGCGTCCAGGTCGGTCTCCCGCACCCGGTCGAGCAACTCGGCGAAGGTGGGATCGCCGGACACGTCGGTGCGCAGCACCAGGGTGTTGACGAAGAAGCCGACCAGGTCGTCCAGCGCCGCGTCGGCCCGGCCGGCCACCGGCGTGCCGAGCGGGATGTCGTCGCCGGCGCCGAGCCGGCTCAGCAGCGCCGCGATCGCTGCCTGCACCACCATGAAGAGCGTCGCGCCGCGCTCCCGGGCCAGGGTCACCATGCCGCGGTGCAGTTCGGCGCCGAGGTCGAAGCCGATCTGGCGGCCCGCTCCGGCCGGCCCGGCCGGGCGCGGGCGGTCCACCGGCAGGCTCACCTCGCCGGGCAGCCCGGCGAGGGCCCGGCGCCAGTACGCCAGCTGCTCGTCCGCCACGCCGGCCAGGAACTCCCGCTGCCACACCGCGAAATCCGCGTACGACACCGGCAACGACTCCCACACCGGTGCCGCACCCGCCGACCGCGCCGCATAAGCCACCGACAGATCCCGCAGCAACGGACCCATCGACCACCCGTCAGCCGCGATGTGATGAATCACCACCACCAGAACACCGTCGCGCCACCACACCCGCAGCGGCACCTCGGCCGACAGATCGAACCGATACTCCGCCGCCGACTCGATGCCCGCCGAGTGCAACACCACCGTGGTGTCGTCCAGCACCCGCTGCACCGGGCCCTCCGCGATCACCGTCCGCAGCACCGGATGCCGCGCCACCACGTCACTCCACGCCGCCGCCAGCGCCTCGACGTCCACGTCACCGTCCACCCGGATGGCGAACGGCATGTTGTACGCCGGGCTCGGCCCGTCCAGCTGGAACAGGAACCACAACCGCTCCTGCACCGGCGACAGCGGCACCTCGCCCGAGGACCGGGGAACGAGGGCCGGCCGGACCCGGCCCCGCGCCGCCTCCACCACCGCGGCGATCCCGGCCGGGGTCCGCGCCTGGAAGACGTCACGCACCGACACGTCGGTGGCGAGGGCGGCCCGCAGCCGGGTGACCAGCTTGGTGGCGAGCAGCGAATGCCCGCCCAGGTCGAAGAAGTCGTCGTCGGCGCCGGCGGCCGGCAGTCCGAGCACCCCGGCGACCAGCGAGCAGATGATCTCCTCGAGCACCGTGCGGGGTTCCCGGTGCTCGGTGACCGGCAGCTCCGGTGCCGGCAGCGCCCGCTTGTCCACCTTGCCGTTGGGGGTCATCGGCAACTCGTCGAGCAGCACGAACGCCGACGGCACCAGGTGTTCCGGCAGCCGCTCCCGCAGCCGGGCCCGGTCGACCGGCTCGGTCGTGTACGCCACCAGCCGGTCGTCGCGCAGCACCACCACGCCGTGCCCGGGCAGCGCCGCCTCGATCTCGCCCAGCTCGATCCGGAACCCGCGCAGCTTCACCTGGTCGTCGGCGCGTCCCAGGAAGTCGAGCTGGCCCTCGGCACGCCAGCGCACCAGGTCGCCGGTCCGGTACATCCGCTCACCGGCCTGGAACGGACTGGCCACGAACCGCGACGCGGTCAGCCCCGGCCGGTTCAGGTAGCCGCGGGCCAGCCCGGGCCCGCTCAGGTACAGCTCGCCGGTGACCCCGGCCGGCACCGGCTGCAGCTGGTCGTCGAGCACGTGCACCCGGACGTTGCTGATCGGCCGGCCGATGGTGATCGGGGCGTCGGCCCGCAGCGGCCCGGTCCGGGTCGCCTCGATACCGGCCTCGGTCGGCCCGTACGCGTTCAGGAACCGCACCCGGTGCGCCCACCGCCGCACCTGGTCCGGCGGCAGCGCCTCGCCACCGCTGAGCAGCACCCGCAGGCTGGGCAGCTCGGCGCCGGTCAGCGTCTCCAGCATCGACGGCACGCCGTGCAGGTGGGTGATCCGCTGCTCGTCGATGAGCCGGGCCAGGTCGGCGCCGAGCGGCTGCCCGTCGGCGAGCACCAGGGTGGCGCCGGAGGCGAGCGTCATCATCAGGTCGAGCACCGCCGGGTCGAAGGTGGTGGCGACCCACTGCAGCACCCGGCAGCCCGGACCCAGCTCCAGCCCGCGGATGTTGTCGGCGGTCACGTTCAGCGCGTTGCGGTGGGTCAGCTGCACGCCGTTCGGGGTGCCGGTGGAACCGGACGTGTAGATCACGTAGGCCCGGTGCCCGAACGCCACGGACCGCGGCAGCGGGGCGTCGTCGTAGCCCGCCAGGTCGGCGGCGGCCAGGAACTCCTCGTCCAGCACCACGACCGGCCGGGCGTCGGCGTGGGTGGCGGCGATCCGCTCCGCCGGGTGGGCCGGGTTGACCGGCAGGTAGGCGCCACCGGCGGACCAGACCGCGAGCACCGCGACCACCTGCCGCACCGAGCGTGGCAGCCGCACCTCGACGATCGTGTCCGGTCCGACGCCACGGCGGATCAGCAGCCGGGCCAGCCGGTTCGCCCGCCCGGTCAGTTCGGCGTAGCTGAGCTGGTCAGCCCCGGCGACGACGGCGACGGCCGACGGCGTCGCGGCGGCCTGCGCGGCGATCAGCTCCGGCACTGTCGCGTCCGGCACCTCGGCCGCCGTGTCGTTCCACTCGGTCAGCAGCTTGCGCTCGGCCGGCAGCAGCACGTCGATCGTCGCGATCCGGCGCTCCGGCCGCTCGGCGACCGCGGTCAGCACCCGGACCAGCCGGTCGGCGATCGCCTCGGCGGTGGCGGTGTCGAAGACGTCGGTAGCGTACTCCAGCACGCAGGCCAGCCCGGCGTCCTGCTCGCGCACGTTGAGGGTCAGGTCGAACCGGGAGACGCCCAGGTCCAGCGGCTCGGCGACGGCGGTCGGCTGGAGCACCAGCATCACCTGGAAGAGCGGCTGGCGGGCGGCCGAGCGGTCCGGCGCCAGCTCCTCGACCAGCACGTCGAAGGGCAGATCCTGGTGCGCGTAGGCGTCCAGGTCGGTGCTCCGCACCCGGCTCAGCAGCTCGGTGAAGGCCGGATTGCCGGACACGTCGGTGCGCAGCACCACGGTGTTGACGAAGAAGCCGACCAGCTCCTCCAGGGCCGCGTCCGAGCGTCCGGCGACCGGGGTGCCGATCGGCAGGTCGGCGCCGGCGCCCAGCCGGTTGAGCAGCACGGCCATCGCGGCGTGCAGGACCATGAAGAGCGTGGCGTCGTGGTCGCGGGCGAGCCGGGCCAGCTGCGAACTCAGGTGCCGGTCCAGCGCGAACCGCACCTGACGGCCCCGATGGGTCGGCTCGGCGGGGTGCGGCCGGTCATAGGGCAGGGCCAGCTCACGCGGCGCTCCGGCCAGCGTCCGACGCCAAAAATCAAGATCCTCTTCGCGTACGGCGGCGACGACGTCACCGTGCCACCGGGTGTAGTCGGCGTACTGCACCGGCAACGGCGCCCAGTCCGGTGCCCGCCCGGCGCGCCGGGCGGCGTACGCGATCTCCAGATCCCGCAGCAGCGGCCCGGCCGACCAGCCGTCGGCGGCGATGTGGTGCACCAGCAGCACCAGCAGGCCGTCCGCCAGGCTGGCCCGCAGCGGCAGGTCGGTCGCCAGGTCGAAGGAGTGCCCGAGGTCGTGCCGGTCGTGCAGCACGATCTCCGGCCGGTCGAGGACGAGCTGGTGGGGCGCCTCCCCGGCGACCGGGAAGACGGTGCGCAGCGCCTCGTGCCGCGCCACCACGTCGGCGATCGCGTCCCGCAGCGCGGCGCGGTCCACCGGCTCGGCCAGCCGGTGCTGGACCGCGATGTTGTAGGTCGGGCTCGGGCCCTCCAGCTGGGCGAGGAACCACAGGCGCTGCTGGGCGTGCGACAGCGGCACGTGCTCCGGGCGGTCGGTGGCGACCAGGGCGGGACGGGTCCGGGTGCCGGACAGCTGCGCGATGGTGGGCGCCTGGAACAGGTCCCGGGTGCTGATGTCGACGCCGAGCTCGGCGCGGATCCGGTTGATCAGCCGCAGCGCGGTCAGCGAGTGGCCGCCCAGGTCGAAGAAGTTGTCGTCGATGCCGGCCGGGGTGCCGAGCACCTCGGTGAACAGCTCGCAGAGCACCCGTTCGCGCTCGGTGCGCGGCGCCCGCCCGGTGCTGTCGAAGACCGGATCGGGCAGCGCCTTGCGGTCGACCTTGCCGTTCGGGGTGAGCGGCAGCGCGTCGAGCACCACGAAGGCGTCCGGCACCAGGTACTCCGGCAGCCGCTCGCGCAGGGCCGCCCGGTCCACCGGCTCGGTGGTGTACGCGATCAGCGTGTCGTCGCGGGCGATCACCACGGCGGTGCCGGGCAGCTCGGCCTCGATCTCGGCCGGCTCGATCCGGTGGCCGCGCACCTTGACCTGGTCGTCGGCCCGGCCGCAGAAGATCAGCTCGCCGTCCTCGGTCCAGCGGCCCAGGTCGCCGGTGCGGTACATCCGGCCGGCGCCGAACGGGTTGGCCACGAACCGCGACGCGGTCAGGCCGGGCTGGTCGAGGTAGCCGCGGGCGAGGCCGGCACCGGCCAGGTAGATCTCCCCGGTCACGGCCGGGCGCAACCGCTCGTCGAGCACGTACACCGCGGTGTCCCGCAGCGGCTCGCCGAGCGGCACGACGTCACCCACCACGTCACCGGCCCGCCAGGCGTGGTGGGTGACGCACAGGGTCATCTCGGTCGGGCCGTAGGTGGTCCGCACTGTCGTGTGCGCGATGGCCTCGCGCAACGCGTTCGGGGAGATCACGTCGCCGCCGGTGGTCACCTCGCGCAGCCCGCGGAACGACGCCGGGTCGGTCACCCCGAACAGGCCGGCGGTGAGGCTGAGCCGGGTGACCCCGGTCAGGTCGAGTTCCAGCTCGTCGGCGCCGGCCGGCGCCACCACCACCTCGCCGCCGGCCAGCAGCGCCGCCCAGATCTCGTAGGTCGAGCCGTCGAACGCGTGCGGCGCGTGGAACAGGATCCGGTCGGTGGCGTCCACCTCCCAGCACGGGTCGGTGGCCAGGTCCACCACGCCCTGGTGGGTGATCGCGATGCCCTTCGGCTCCCCCGTCGAGCCGGAGGTGTACATGACGTAGGCGAGCTGGTCCGGGTGGACCACCGGCAACGGGACGTCGCTGTCGGACTCCACCACCCGGTCCACCACCACCGGCCGGCCGGCGACCACCTTCGCCACCCGCGACTCCGGCCACGCCTCGTGGATCGGCAGGTACGCCCCGCCGGCCTTGAGCACCGCGAGCATCGCGACGATCAGGTCGTGGCTGCGCGCCATCCGGATCGGCACCACGGACTCCGGCCGCACGCCCTGCTCGACCAGCCAGCGGGCCATCCGGTCGGAGCGCCGGTCGAGCTCCGGGTAGGCGGCCGCGTGCCGGGCGAAGGCTTCCAGGATCGTGCAGGGCGTCGACGGTCCGTACTCGGCCGCGGCGGGCGCACCCATGTCCAACACTCGCGTTTCCCCCATCAGATGGTGGGCGTTATCGGCCGCACCAGTTCGGTTTGCGTTTCTCGGCGAAGGCCCGCGGGCCCTCGACGGCGTCCGCGCCGCGCATCCGGCGTTCCTCCCACACGTAGCGGGTGGCGAAGGCCTGCTCCAGCGGCAGGTCGACGGAGCGCAGCACGGCTTCCTTGATCGCCCGGACCGACAGCGGAGCCGCCCGGAGCAGGTCGGCCACCCAGCCGGCCACACAGTCGTCCAGCTCGGCGGCCGGCACCACGTCGTTGACCAGGCCCAGCTGCAGGGCCCGGGCGGCGGGGATCTCCCGGCCGGTGAGCAGGTGCCCGAGGGCGGTCCGCAGCGGCAGCTGCCGGGCCAGCCGGAACGCGCCACCCGCCCCCGGGACCAGGCCGAGCTTCGCCTCGGGCAGCCCGAACACCGCGGTGTCGGCGGCCACGATCACGTCGCAGGCCAGCGCCAGTTCGAAGCCGCCGCCCAGCGCGTAGCCGTTGACCCGGGCCACCACCGGCTTGGCCAGCGTGAACCGCTCGGTGAGCCGGGGCCAGCCGGGCTTGTCCCGGCTGCCGAACGTGCTGGTCCCGGCCCCGGATCGATCCAGCTCGGCCCGTTCCTTGAGGTCCTGGCCGACCGAGAAGGACCGGTCGCCGGCCCCGGTGAGCACCACCACCCAGACGTCGTCGTCGGCCTCGACGTCGTCCCAGATCTCGCCGAGCTCGGCGTGCATGGCCAGATCCATGGCGTTGAGCACCTCGGGCCGGTCCAGCGTCACCGTCGCGACCCGGTCGCTCTTGTCGTAGCGGACCCGGCTCACCGGGCGAACCTGCCCGCCTTGGCGACCACGTCGTCGCTGTACAGCCGGTAGGCCTGCTGCTCGGCGAAGGTGGCGAGGTAGAGCCGGAACTCCTCGACCGGCTCGGCGAGCATCATCCGGTTGGCGACCACCGCCGGCTCGCTCAGCCGGCGGGCGGCCCGCTCGGCGGCGGCGCCGACCTGGTCCGGCGCCACCACCTCGTCGAAGAGCAGCCGGGCGTCCGGCTCGTCCGCCGCGATCCGCCGCCCGGAGAGGATCACCTGGCGGGCGATCCGCTGCCCGACCGCCCGGGGCAGCCGCAGGTTGGCCAGGCCCGGGATGATGCCCTCCTGCGCGGCGGGCA
This window of the Actinoplanes oblitus genome carries:
- the dpgD gene encoding enoyl-CoA-hydratase DpgD, with the translated sequence MSRVRYDKSDRVATVTLDRPEVLNAMDLAMHAELGEIWDDVEADDDVWVVVLTGAGDRSFSVGQDLKERAELDRSGAGTSTFGSRDKPGWPRLTERFTLAKPVVARVNGYALGGGFELALACDVIVAADTAVFGLPEAKLGLVPGAGGAFRLARQLPLRTALGHLLTGREIPAARALQLGLVNDVVPAAELDDCVAGWVADLLRAAPLSVRAIKEAVLRSVDLPLEQAFATRYVWEERRMRGADAVEGPRAFAEKRKPNWCGR